AAGCGTTTGGCAAAGCGTTGCTGCAACTGCCACCAGACCAGGCTGAAACATTCGTCGAATGACTGACCGCCCGAATCAGTGGCCAGCAGGCTGGCCTGTGCACCCAGATAGCGAGCCAGCGGTTCGACCTGCGGCCATGCCTCTGGTGTGGTGTAAAGGTGTTCGACGGCCTCGAAGTCGCAATGCAGGTCCAGCACCAGGTCGGCATCGCAGGCCAGCCGTTGCAGGGTCAGGCGTTGCGCTTGCAGGGGGGTATGGGCCGGGTGCGCATCCAGGCCGCGACGCAGGTATTCGCGGATCAAGGCCAGGTTGTGCTCGGGGTCTTGGGTCAGATGACCCTCGATCTGGTCGCCGATAGTGTCGGAAAGGTCGACGAACTTGCGGTTGAAGTTTTCGCCACTTTGCAGCTCGAATCGCCCCAGCGGTGCATCCAGCAGCACTTGTTCCAGCCCTACCGGGTTGGCCACCGGCACAAGGGTGATCTCGCGGCGCAGGCGCCCTTGTTGCTCCAGCTCGGCCAGGCGTTGCTTCAGGTGCCAGGCCACCAGCATGCCCGGCAGTTCGTCCGCGTGCAGCGAGGCCTGGATATAGACCTTGGCGCCACCGCGCGGGCCGAAGTGGAAGCTGTGCAGTTGGCGGGTCACGCCGGGTACGGGGGAGAGCAGGTCGTGGGTTGAGTGGTGCATGGTGGTCCTGGCTTTGAGGCGATTACGGGCTGCGAGAGAGAGATAGAAGCATAATTTTGCCAACTGTGCCCGCAAGCATGCCTACGCCAGCAGTGCTTGCAGCGTTGCCAGGTCGTCGGCTTCGTCTACCGGTTTGTCGTGGCGCCAGCGCAACATGCGCGGGAAGCGCACTGCAATGCCGCTTTTGTGGCGTTTTGACAAGGCGATGCCCTCGAAACCCAGTTCGAACACCAGTGTAGGGGTTACGCTGCGCACCGGGCCGAAGGTTTCCACTGTGGTCTTGCGGATGATGGCATCGACCTTGCGCATTTCTTCATCGCTCAGACCCGAGTAGGCCTTGGCGAAGGGCACCAGCGCACGGTTCGCCGTGCCAGCAGGCGCATTCCAGACGGCAAAGGTGTAATCACTGTACAGGCTGGCCCGCCGCCCGTGCCCACGCTGGGCATAGATCAGCACGGCATCGACGCTGAAAGGGTCGATCTTCCACTTCCACCAGGTGCCCATGTCCTTGGTCCGGCCTACGCCATAAAGCCCCTGCTTTTGTTTGAGCATCAGCCCTTCCACGCCCATGCGTCGTGACTGCTCGCGTTGAAGTGCGAGGGCGTGCCAGTCGGCGCCTTCAAGCAAGGGTGACAGCAGCACCGGGGCCAAGGGGTGATCGGCTACCAACTGCTCAAGTTGCTGGCGGCGCGCTTGCTGCGGCCGGTTGCGCCAGTCCTCGCCTTGCCACTCCAGCAGGTCGTAGGCCTGCAGCACGACTGGAGCATCGGCCAGCAGCTTCTTGCCCAATGTTTTCCGGC
The genomic region above belongs to Pseudomonas sp. PSKL.D1 and contains:
- a CDS encoding succinylglutamate desuccinylase/aspartoacylase family protein yields the protein MHHSTHDLLSPVPGVTRQLHSFHFGPRGGAKVYIQASLHADELPGMLVAWHLKQRLAELEQQGRLRREITLVPVANPVGLEQVLLDAPLGRFELQSGENFNRKFVDLSDTIGDQIEGHLTQDPEHNLALIREYLRRGLDAHPAHTPLQAQRLTLQRLACDADLVLDLHCDFEAVEHLYTTPEAWPQVEPLARYLGAQASLLATDSGGQSFDECFSLVWWQLQQRFAKRFPIPLGSVAVTVELRGQADVSHALASKDCQAILDYLTHLGVIDGTAAPLPPLPRTATPLAAVEPISAPLGGLLVYHARPGQLLEAGQLIAEIIDPLSDRVTPLRNSQPGLLYARSVRRMATAGMVIAHVAGEQVCRSGYLLAN